One Streptomyces drozdowiczii DNA segment encodes these proteins:
- a CDS encoding nucleotide sugar dehydrogenase, with product MPADLAVIGLGHLGLPLAQAAVHAGIQTIGYDTDPRAFAEVAAGRAPVEGSLPASDIRRMLSLGFRPTTDQAELGRVRTAVICAPTPLGPDRTLDLSAVADAARALAARLRPHTTVLLESAVPPGTTEGFLLPILEEGSGLRGGRDFHLAHSPSRLDPGNRTHVYANTPKVIGGLTPACTESAAAFYGRLTDKVVRARGTREAEMTKVLETNFRYVNIALVNEMAVLCHDLGVDLWDVIRCAETKPFGFQPFRPGPGVGGHGAPVDPGHLPYHHRTPGPPLRMVSLAQEINERMPQYVIQRCATLLNEHGKAVRGARVLLLGVTYKPDLADQEASPAREIATRLMDMGAQIGFHDPHVLDWRVRQLPVPRADSLYEAAAGADLTVLLQHHRTYDLQGLAVKAQLLLDTRGATPAGAAHRL from the coding sequence GTGCCTGCAGACCTCGCCGTCATCGGACTCGGTCACCTCGGCCTGCCCCTGGCCCAGGCCGCCGTCCACGCCGGTATCCAGACGATCGGCTACGACACCGACCCCCGCGCCTTCGCGGAGGTCGCCGCGGGGCGTGCCCCGGTCGAGGGATCGCTGCCGGCCTCCGACATCCGCCGCATGCTCTCGCTGGGCTTCCGGCCCACCACGGACCAGGCCGAGCTGGGCCGGGTCCGCACCGCCGTGATCTGCGCGCCCACCCCGCTCGGCCCCGACCGCACCCTCGACCTGAGCGCCGTCGCCGACGCGGCCCGCGCGCTGGCCGCCCGGCTGCGCCCGCACACCACCGTGCTCCTCGAATCGGCCGTGCCCCCCGGCACCACGGAGGGCTTCCTGCTCCCGATCCTGGAGGAGGGCTCGGGCCTGCGCGGCGGGCGCGACTTCCACCTCGCGCACTCCCCCAGCCGGCTCGACCCGGGCAACCGCACCCACGTCTACGCCAACACCCCCAAGGTCATCGGCGGCCTCACCCCCGCCTGCACCGAATCGGCCGCCGCCTTCTACGGCCGGCTCACCGACAAGGTGGTCCGCGCCCGGGGCACCCGCGAGGCCGAGATGACGAAGGTCCTGGAGACCAACTTCCGGTACGTCAACATCGCCCTGGTCAACGAGATGGCGGTGCTCTGCCACGACCTGGGCGTCGACCTCTGGGACGTCATCAGGTGCGCCGAGACCAAGCCCTTCGGCTTCCAGCCCTTCCGCCCCGGCCCCGGTGTCGGCGGCCACGGCGCCCCGGTCGACCCGGGCCATCTCCCGTACCACCACCGCACCCCCGGCCCGCCGTTGCGGATGGTCTCGCTGGCGCAGGAGATCAACGAGCGGATGCCGCAGTACGTGATCCAGCGCTGCGCCACCCTCCTCAACGAACACGGAAAAGCGGTGCGCGGCGCCAGAGTTCTTCTGCTGGGCGTCACCTACAAGCCCGACCTCGCCGACCAGGAGGCGTCGCCCGCCCGCGAGATCGCCACCCGGCTGATGGACATGGGCGCCCAGATCGGCTTCCACGACCCGCACGTCCTGGACTGGCGCGTCCGCCAACTCCCCGTCCCCCGCGCCGATTCGCTGTACGAGGCGGCGGCGGGCGCGGACCTCACGGTGCTGCTCCAGCACCACCGTACGTACGACCTCCAGGGCCTCGCCGTGAAGGCGCAGCTGCTCCTGGACACCCGCGGCGCGACCCCGGCCGGGGCCGCCCACCGGCTGTGA
- a CDS encoding sigma-70 family RNA polymerase sigma factor: protein MRDDGTTVIGALVHRAVEGDAQATHDLLAHVHPLALRYCRSRLNRLPGDARHFVEDLAQEVCVAVLMALPRYKDTGRPFEAFVFAIAGHKVADLQRAAMRHPGSTAVPSDEMPERPDDSLGPEERALLSSDAAWAKKLLANLPENQRELLVLRVAVGLTAEETGQMLGMSPGAVRVAQHRALSRLRALAEQ, encoded by the coding sequence ATGCGCGACGACGGGACGACGGTGATCGGTGCCCTGGTGCACCGCGCCGTCGAGGGCGACGCGCAGGCCACGCACGACCTGCTCGCCCACGTCCACCCCCTCGCCCTGCGCTACTGCCGGTCCCGGCTGAACCGGCTGCCCGGCGACGCCCGCCACTTCGTGGAGGACCTGGCGCAGGAGGTCTGCGTCGCCGTGCTCATGGCGCTGCCGCGCTACAAGGACACGGGCAGGCCCTTCGAAGCCTTCGTCTTCGCCATCGCCGGTCACAAGGTGGCCGACCTCCAGCGCGCCGCGATGCGGCACCCCGGCTCGACCGCCGTGCCCTCCGACGAGATGCCGGAGCGCCCCGACGACTCGCTCGGGCCCGAGGAGCGCGCGCTGCTCAGCAGCGACGCCGCCTGGGCCAAGAAGCTCCTGGCCAACCTCCCGGAGAACCAGCGCGAACTGCTCGTGCTGCGCGTCGCCGTCGGGCTGACCGCCGAGGAGACCGGCCAGATGCTCGGCATGTCCCCGGGCGCCGTCCGGGTCGCCCAGCACCGGGCGCTCAGCCGGCTCCGGGCCCTCGCGGAGCAGTGA
- a CDS encoding serine/threonine-protein kinase has translation MDRSQGTEAGLLLAGRYRLGDVLGRGGMGKVWRAHDEVLHRTVAVKELTAGLYVAESDRIVLHQRTQKEARAAARITHPGVVTVHDVVEYDNRPWIVMQYVDGPSLADRAKESGGEIEAREAARIGLHVLGALRAAHGAGVLHRDVKPGNVLLARDGRVLLTDFGIAAIEGDSTITRTGELVGSIDYLAPERVRGGDPGPASDLWSLGATLYTAVEGRSPFRRTSPISTMQAVVTEEPPPPGRAGALAPVITALLRKEPADRPSAAETERMLLEAMEGRSPRAAQAFVPTQQVSEEILRGGTAVLPHPVVQPGPPPAPAPRRSRWRTRVLVIVLAAVLGGGAGIAAMLYAHRSDAAGSGDGGTAAHGGRTPGPDTSKTKPTPTPSSSGTVTRDVPDGWRRVVDPSGFSVLLPEGWTRKVTDNNIDYSPDGGVHYFRVSSDPAPDFDNSYDHMTGLEKTLSTRLPEYRRVELNTNLYRDHPGSIWEFTWTEKDGEARHAIDQMYFEKDGGPEYALYMTGPADDWDETRDRFNAILRSWRPPAEQ, from the coding sequence GTGGATCGATCACAGGGCACGGAAGCGGGGCTGCTGCTGGCCGGGAGGTACCGGCTGGGCGACGTCCTCGGACGCGGTGGCATGGGCAAGGTGTGGCGCGCCCACGACGAGGTGCTGCACCGCACGGTCGCCGTCAAGGAGCTGACGGCCGGTCTGTACGTGGCCGAGTCGGACCGGATCGTGCTGCACCAGCGCACGCAGAAGGAGGCCCGCGCCGCCGCCCGGATCACCCACCCCGGCGTCGTCACCGTCCATGACGTGGTCGAGTACGACAACCGGCCGTGGATCGTCATGCAGTACGTGGACGGGCCGTCGCTCGCCGACCGGGCGAAGGAGTCCGGCGGCGAGATCGAGGCCCGCGAGGCCGCCCGCATCGGGCTGCACGTCCTGGGCGCGCTGCGCGCCGCGCACGGGGCCGGGGTGCTGCACCGGGACGTGAAGCCGGGCAACGTGCTGCTCGCCCGGGACGGCCGGGTCCTGCTCACCGACTTCGGGATCGCCGCGATCGAGGGCGACTCCACCATCACCCGGACCGGTGAACTCGTCGGCTCCATCGACTATCTGGCACCCGAGCGGGTACGCGGCGGCGACCCGGGGCCCGCCTCCGACCTCTGGTCCCTGGGCGCCACGCTGTACACGGCCGTCGAGGGGCGCTCGCCGTTCCGCCGGACGTCCCCCATATCGACCATGCAGGCCGTCGTCACCGAGGAACCGCCGCCGCCCGGCCGGGCCGGGGCGCTCGCCCCCGTCATCACCGCGCTGCTGCGCAAGGAGCCGGCGGACCGCCCGTCGGCGGCGGAGACCGAGCGGATGCTCCTGGAAGCCATGGAGGGCCGCTCGCCCCGGGCCGCCCAGGCGTTCGTGCCGACGCAGCAGGTCTCCGAGGAGATACTGCGCGGGGGGACCGCGGTGCTGCCCCACCCCGTCGTGCAGCCGGGACCGCCCCCCGCCCCGGCTCCCCGCCGCAGCCGCTGGCGTACGAGGGTCCTGGTCATCGTCCTGGCCGCGGTGCTCGGCGGCGGCGCGGGGATCGCCGCGATGCTGTACGCGCACCGCTCGGACGCGGCCGGGAGCGGGGACGGCGGCACGGCCGCGCACGGCGGCCGGACCCCGGGGCCGGACACGTCGAAGACGAAGCCGACGCCCACGCCGAGCTCCTCGGGCACCGTGACGCGGGACGTGCCGGACGGCTGGCGGCGCGTGGTGGACCCGTCCGGGTTCAGCGTGCTGCTGCCGGAGGGCTGGACGCGCAAGGTCACCGACAACAACATCGACTACAGCCCCGACGGGGGCGTGCACTACTTCCGGGTCAGCTCCGACCCGGCCCCCGACTTCGACAACTCCTACGACCACATGACGGGGCTGGAGAAGACGCTCAGCACCCGGCTGCCGGAGTACCGGCGGGTGGAGCTGAACACCAACCTCTACCGCGACCACCCCGGGTCCATCTGGGAGTTCACCTGGACCGAGAAGGACGGCGAGGCGCGGCACGCGATCGACCAGATGTACTTCGAGAAGGACGGCGGCCCGGAGTACGCGCTCTACATGACGGGCCCGGCGGACGACTGGGACGAGACCCGCGACCGCTTCAACGCGATCCTCCGCAGCTGGCGCCCCCCGGCCGAGCAATAG
- the guaB gene encoding IMP dehydrogenase gives MTANVDGVPEKFATLGLTYDDVLLLPGASEVLPNAVDTSTLISRNVRVNIPLLSAAMDKVTEARMAIAMARQGGVGVLHRNLSVEDQVNQVDLVKRSESGMVSDPITVGPDATLAEADALCAKFRISGVPVTDQAGKLLGIVTNRDMAFESDRSRQVREVMTPMPLVTGKVGISGVDAMELLRRHKIEKLPLVDEAGLLKGLITVKDFKKAEQYPNAAKDADGRLLVGAAVGASPEALDRAQALAEAGVDFLIVDTSHGHNSNALNWMAKIKSAVSVDVIGGNVATRDGAQALIDAGVDGVKVGVGPGSICTTRVVAGIGVPQVTAIYEAALAARAAGVPVIGDGGLQYSGDIGKALAAGADSVMLGSLLAGCEESPGELMFINGKQFKSYRGMGSLGAMQSRGQGRSYSKDRYFQAEVASDDKLVPEGIEGQVPYRGPLANVLHQLVGGLRQTMGYVGAATVDEMESKGRFVRITSAGLKESHPHDIQMTVEAPNYSKK, from the coding sequence ATGACTGCAAACGTCGACGGAGTGCCCGAGAAATTCGCGACGCTCGGGCTGACATACGACGACGTGCTGCTGCTGCCGGGCGCATCCGAAGTGCTGCCCAACGCGGTCGACACCTCGACGCTCATCTCGCGCAACGTCCGCGTCAACATCCCGCTGCTGTCCGCCGCCATGGACAAGGTCACCGAGGCCCGCATGGCCATCGCGATGGCCCGCCAGGGCGGCGTCGGCGTCCTCCACCGCAACCTCTCGGTCGAGGACCAGGTCAACCAGGTCGACCTGGTCAAGCGGTCCGAGTCCGGCATGGTCAGCGACCCCATCACGGTCGGCCCGGACGCCACGCTCGCCGAGGCGGACGCGCTCTGCGCCAAGTTCCGCATCAGCGGTGTCCCGGTCACCGACCAGGCGGGCAAGCTGCTCGGCATCGTCACCAACCGCGACATGGCCTTCGAGTCGGACCGCTCCCGCCAGGTGCGCGAGGTCATGACGCCGATGCCGCTCGTCACCGGCAAGGTCGGCATCTCCGGCGTGGACGCCATGGAGCTGCTGCGCCGCCACAAGATCGAGAAGCTGCCGCTGGTGGACGAGGCGGGCCTCCTCAAGGGCCTCATCACCGTCAAGGACTTCAAGAAGGCCGAGCAGTACCCGAACGCGGCCAAGGACGCCGACGGCCGACTGCTCGTCGGTGCCGCCGTGGGCGCCAGCCCCGAGGCGCTGGACCGCGCCCAGGCGCTGGCCGAGGCGGGCGTCGACTTCCTCATCGTGGACACCTCGCACGGCCACAACAGCAACGCGCTCAACTGGATGGCCAAGATCAAGTCGGCCGTGAGCGTCGACGTGATCGGCGGCAACGTGGCGACCCGCGACGGCGCCCAGGCCCTGATCGACGCCGGTGTGGACGGCGTCAAGGTCGGCGTCGGCCCCGGTTCCATCTGTACGACCCGCGTCGTCGCCGGCATCGGCGTCCCGCAGGTCACCGCGATCTACGAGGCCGCGCTGGCCGCCCGCGCGGCGGGCGTCCCGGTCATCGGCGACGGCGGCCTCCAGTATTCGGGTGACATCGGCAAGGCGCTCGCCGCCGGTGCCGACAGCGTGATGCTGGGCTCCCTCCTCGCGGGCTGCGAGGAGTCCCCGGGCGAGCTGATGTTCATCAACGGCAAGCAGTTCAAGTCGTACCGGGGCATGGGCTCGCTGGGCGCGATGCAGTCCCGCGGCCAGGGCCGCTCCTACTCCAAGGACCGGTACTTCCAGGCCGAGGTCGCCTCGGACGACAAGCTCGTCCCCGAGGGCATCGAGGGCCAGGTCCCCTACCGCGGCCCCCTCGCCAACGTGCTGCACCAGCTCGTCGGCGGCCTCCGCCAGACCATGGGCTACGTGGGCGCCGCGACCGTGGACGAGATGGAGAGCAAGGGCCGCTTCGTGCGGATCACCTCGGCGGGCCTCAAGGAGAGCCATCCGCACGACATCCAGATGACGGTCGAAGCACCGAACTACAGCAAGAAGTAA
- a CDS encoding glycerol-3-phosphate dehydrogenase/oxidase has translation MRTATLGPAERAEALAAMAERELDVLVVGAGVVGAGTALDAVTRGLSTGLVEARDWASGTSSRSSKLIHGGLRYLEMLDFALVREALKERGLLLERLAPHLVKPVPFLYPLQHKGWERLYAGSGVALYDAMSVSSGHGRGLPTHRHLSRRRALRVAPALKRDALVGALQYYDAQMDDARYVATLVRTASAYGAQVANRARVTGFLREGERVVGARVEDVEAGGEYEVRAKQVVNATGVWTDDTQSLIGERGQFHVRASKGIHLVVPKDRIHSSTGLILRTEKSVLFVIPWGRHWIVGTTDTDWDLDKAHPAASSADIDYLLEHVNAVLSTPLTRDDVEGVYAGLRPLLAGESDATSKLSREHTVAHPVPGLVVVAGGKYTTYRVMAKDAVDEAVHGLDQRVADCVTEDVPLLGAEGYRALWNARARIAARTGLHVARVEHLLNRYGSMTEELLELIVADPALGEPLPAADDYLKAEIVYAASHEGARHLDDVLTRRTRISIETFDRGTRSARLCAELMAPVLGWDAERIDREAEHYEKRVEAERESQRQPDDLTADAARLGAPDIVPLL, from the coding sequence GTGAGGACAGCGACACTGGGACCCGCGGAGCGCGCCGAGGCGCTCGCCGCCATGGCCGAGCGCGAACTGGACGTGCTGGTCGTGGGAGCGGGCGTGGTCGGCGCCGGGACGGCGCTGGACGCGGTCACGAGAGGGCTCTCGACCGGACTGGTCGAGGCGCGCGACTGGGCGTCCGGCACGTCGAGCAGGTCGAGCAAGCTGATCCACGGCGGCCTGCGCTATCTGGAGATGCTCGACTTCGCCCTCGTACGGGAGGCACTGAAGGAGCGCGGGCTGCTCCTCGAACGGCTGGCGCCGCACCTGGTGAAGCCGGTGCCCTTCCTCTACCCCTTGCAGCACAAGGGCTGGGAGCGGCTGTACGCCGGTTCCGGCGTCGCGCTGTACGACGCGATGTCGGTCTCCTCCGGGCACGGCCGGGGCCTGCCCACGCACCGCCACCTCTCCCGCCGCCGGGCCCTGCGCGTCGCACCGGCCCTGAAGCGGGACGCCCTGGTGGGGGCCTTGCAGTACTACGACGCCCAGATGGACGACGCCCGCTATGTCGCCACCCTGGTGCGCACCGCCTCCGCGTACGGCGCGCAGGTGGCGAACCGGGCGCGGGTCACCGGCTTCCTCCGGGAGGGCGAACGCGTCGTCGGCGCCCGTGTGGAGGACGTCGAGGCGGGCGGTGAGTACGAGGTCAGGGCCAAACAGGTGGTCAACGCGACCGGGGTCTGGACGGACGACACCCAGTCGCTGATCGGCGAGCGCGGCCAGTTCCACGTACGGGCCTCCAAGGGCATCCACCTGGTCGTCCCCAAGGACCGCATCCACTCCTCGACCGGCCTCATCCTGCGCACCGAGAAGTCCGTGCTCTTCGTGATCCCCTGGGGCCGGCACTGGATCGTCGGCACCACGGACACCGACTGGGACCTGGACAAGGCGCACCCGGCCGCCTCCAGCGCCGACATCGACTACCTGCTCGAACATGTGAACGCGGTCCTGTCGACGCCCCTGACCAGGGACGACGTCGAGGGCGTGTACGCGGGCCTGCGGCCCCTGCTCGCCGGTGAGTCCGACGCCACCAGCAAGCTGTCGCGCGAGCACACCGTCGCCCACCCGGTGCCGGGCCTCGTCGTCGTCGCGGGCGGCAAGTACACGACGTACCGGGTGATGGCGAAGGACGCCGTGGACGAGGCGGTGCACGGGCTCGACCAGCGGGTCGCCGACTGCGTCACCGAGGACGTCCCGCTGCTCGGCGCCGAGGGCTACCGCGCCCTGTGGAACGCGCGCGCCAGGATCGCCGCCCGCACCGGCCTCCACGTCGCCCGGGTGGAGCACCTGCTCAACCGGTACGGCTCGATGACCGAGGAGCTGCTGGAGCTGATCGTCGCCGACCCCGCGCTGGGTGAACCGCTGCCGGCCGCCGACGACTATCTGAAGGCCGAGATCGTGTACGCCGCCTCGCACGAGGGCGCGCGTCACCTGGACGACGTACTGACCCGGCGCACCCGGATCTCCATCGAGACCTTCGACCGGGGCACCCGCTCCGCCCGGCTCTGCGCCGAGCTGATGGCGCCGGTCCTCGGCTGGGACGCGGAGCGGATCGACCGGGAGGCCGAGCACTACGAGAAGCGGGTGGAGGCGGAACGCGAGTCGCAGCGCCAGCCGGACGACCTGACGGCGGACGCGGCGCGGCTGGGCGCACCGGACATCGTGCCCCTGCTGTGA
- a CDS encoding GuaB3 family IMP dehydrogenase-related protein: MTEIEIGRGKRGRRAYAFDDIAVVPSRRTRDPKEVSIAWQIDAYRFELPFLAAPMDSVVSPQHAIRIGELGGLGVLNLEGLWTRHEDPQPLLDEIAEMPVETATRRLQEIYSAPIQEELIGQRIKEVRDSGVVTAAALSPQRTAQFSKAVVDAGVDIFVIRGTTVSAEHVSGAAEPLNLKQFIYELDVPVIVGGCATYTAALHLMRTGAAGVLVGFGGGAAHTTRNVFGIQVPMATAVADVAGARRDYMDESGGRYVHVIADGGVGWSGDLPKAIACGADAVMMGSPLARATDAPGRGRHWGMEAVHEDVPRGKLVDLGSVGTTEEVLTGPSHTPDGSMNIFGALRRAMATTGYSDLKEFQRVEVTVADSQHRR; this comes from the coding sequence GTGACTGAGATCGAGATCGGGCGCGGCAAGCGCGGCCGCCGGGCATACGCATTCGACGACATCGCCGTCGTCCCGAGCCGCCGGACCCGCGACCCGAAGGAGGTCTCGATCGCCTGGCAGATCGACGCCTACCGCTTCGAGCTGCCGTTCCTGGCCGCCCCCATGGACTCCGTGGTGTCCCCGCAGCACGCCATCCGCATCGGCGAGCTGGGCGGCCTCGGAGTCCTCAACCTGGAAGGGCTGTGGACCCGGCACGAGGACCCGCAGCCGCTTCTGGACGAGATCGCGGAGATGCCCGTCGAGACGGCGACCCGCCGGCTCCAGGAGATCTACTCCGCGCCGATCCAGGAGGAGCTGATCGGGCAGCGCATCAAGGAGGTGCGCGACTCCGGCGTCGTCACCGCCGCCGCGCTCTCCCCGCAGCGCACCGCCCAGTTCTCCAAGGCCGTGGTCGACGCGGGCGTGGACATCTTCGTCATCCGCGGTACGACGGTCTCCGCCGAGCACGTCTCGGGCGCGGCCGAGCCGCTGAACCTGAAGCAGTTCATCTACGAGCTGGACGTCCCGGTGATCGTCGGCGGCTGCGCCACGTACACCGCCGCCCTGCACCTGATGCGGACCGGCGCGGCCGGTGTCCTCGTCGGCTTCGGCGGCGGCGCCGCGCACACCACGCGCAACGTGTTCGGCATCCAGGTCCCGATGGCGACCGCCGTCGCGGACGTGGCCGGTGCCCGCCGCGACTACATGGACGAGTCCGGCGGCCGTTACGTGCACGTCATCGCGGACGGCGGCGTCGGCTGGTCCGGCGACCTGCCGAAGGCCATCGCCTGCGGCGCGGACGCCGTGATGATGGGCTCCCCGCTGGCCCGCGCGACGGACGCGCCGGGCCGGGGCCGGCACTGGGGCATGGAGGCCGTCCACGAGGACGTGCCGCGCGGCAAGCTGGTGGACCTGGGCTCGGTCGGGACGACCGAGGAGGTCCTGACCGGCCCCTCGCACACCCCGGACGGCTCGATGAACATCTTCGGGGCCCTGCGCCGCGCGATGGCCACCACGGGCTACAGCGACCTCAAGGAGTTCCAGCGCGTCGAGGTGACGGTGGCGGACTCGCAGCACCGCCGCTGA
- a CDS encoding WhiB family transcriptional regulator, with amino-acid sequence MADFSRLPGPNADLWDWQLLAACRGVDSSLFFHPEGERGAARSARETSAKEVCMRCPVRAECAAHALAVREPYGVWGGLTEDEREELMGRARNRLITAGPASPPGHG; translated from the coding sequence ATGGCCGATTTCTCCCGACTTCCCGGACCCAACGCCGATCTGTGGGACTGGCAGCTGCTGGCGGCCTGCCGCGGGGTCGACAGCTCGCTCTTCTTCCATCCCGAGGGGGAACGGGGTGCCGCCCGGAGCGCCCGGGAGACCTCCGCGAAAGAGGTGTGCATGCGGTGCCCCGTACGCGCGGAGTGCGCGGCGCACGCGCTGGCCGTCCGTGAGCCCTACGGGGTGTGGGGTGGACTCACGGAGGATGAGCGTGAGGAGTTGATGGGGCGTGCGCGGAATCGGTTGATCACCGCGGGGCCGGCGTCGCCGCCGGGGCATGGGTGA
- a CDS encoding serine/threonine-protein kinase: MSEAEQAREPQGDTDGRLLAGRYRLGEVLGRGGMGTVWRAVDETLGRTVAVKELRFPSAIEEDEKRRLITRTLREAKAIARIRNNGAVTVYDVVDEDDRPWIVMELIEGKSLAEAVREDGVLTPKRAAEIGLALLDVLRSAHREGILHRDVKPSNVLIAEDGRVVLTDFGIAQVEGDPSVTSTGMLVGAPSYISPERARGHKPGPPADLWSLGGLLYASVEGTPPYDKGSAIATLTAVMTEPLDPPKNAGPLEEVIYGLLTRDPEQRLDDAGARALLNDVISSFEQPERPVPPPADATQVMALPKGVADAKPASGEAGEGTRDRLRGALRSVRNAKTPAAGAAAAPVTAPPVPARPTSAPGAASPSGAVPPQRPAPSPVTAPRASLTDVVPRRTLAIIAAVIVLAVLGTVLALTLGGGDDKPDDSGKKSTGASAPAGAPSADTPSGSSDAAQGDSGKEQDPGQGEDKDKDKGQDDGAAGEQGEDGKKDGKADDAVPAGYHTVTNKQFHFSIAMPKDFRFDTTSGQGAGAIYNEDGGFPRLQVDYTSSPGNDAAASWNSARGGVAATSTNYHHLGIKKVEYNGYPTVADWQFERTQQGQRVRVLNRGFKADGDHGYAIMISCKADAWDGKECRALRKAAFDSFKPVD; this comes from the coding sequence ATGTCGGAGGCGGAGCAGGCACGGGAGCCCCAAGGGGACACGGACGGACGTCTCCTGGCGGGGCGGTACCGGCTGGGGGAGGTGCTCGGCCGGGGCGGTATGGGCACGGTCTGGCGTGCCGTTGACGAGACCCTGGGCCGCACGGTCGCGGTCAAGGAACTGCGGTTCCCGTCGGCCATCGAGGAGGACGAGAAGCGCCGCCTCATCACGCGCACGCTGCGCGAGGCCAAGGCGATCGCGCGCATCCGGAACAACGGCGCGGTCACGGTCTACGACGTGGTGGACGAGGACGACCGGCCGTGGATCGTCATGGAGCTCATCGAGGGCAAGTCGCTGGCCGAAGCGGTCCGCGAGGACGGCGTCCTGACGCCCAAGCGGGCCGCCGAGATCGGCCTCGCCCTCCTCGACGTGCTGCGCTCCGCGCACCGCGAGGGCATCCTGCACCGCGACGTGAAGCCGTCCAACGTGCTGATCGCCGAGGACGGCCGGGTCGTGCTCACCGACTTCGGGATCGCCCAGGTCGAGGGCGACCCCTCGGTCACCTCCACCGGCATGCTCGTCGGCGCCCCCTCCTACATCTCGCCGGAGCGGGCGCGCGGCCACAAGCCCGGCCCGCCCGCCGACCTCTGGTCGCTCGGCGGCCTGCTCTACGCGAGCGTCGAGGGCACCCCGCCGTACGACAAGGGCTCCGCCATCGCGACCCTGACCGCCGTCATGACCGAGCCGCTGGACCCGCCGAAGAACGCGGGCCCGCTGGAGGAGGTCATCTACGGGCTGCTCACCCGGGACCCCGAACAGCGGCTGGACGACGCGGGGGCGCGCGCCCTGCTCAACGACGTCATCAGCTCCTTCGAGCAGCCGGAGCGCCCCGTTCCGCCGCCCGCCGACGCCACCCAGGTCATGGCGCTGCCCAAGGGCGTCGCCGACGCCAAGCCCGCGTCCGGTGAGGCGGGCGAGGGCACCCGGGACCGGCTGCGCGGCGCGCTGCGCTCCGTGCGCAACGCCAAGACGCCCGCCGCCGGTGCGGCCGCCGCCCCCGTCACCGCACCGCCCGTCCCGGCCCGGCCGACCTCGGCGCCCGGCGCCGCGTCCCCGTCCGGGGCCGTGCCGCCGCAGCGCCCGGCCCCCTCGCCGGTCACCGCGCCCCGGGCGTCCCTCACGGACGTGGTCCCGCGCCGCACCCTCGCGATCATCGCGGCGGTCATCGTGCTCGCGGTCCTCGGCACCGTGCTGGCGCTCACGCTCGGCGGCGGCGACGACAAGCCCGACGACTCCGGAAAGAAGAGCACCGGTGCCTCCGCCCCCGCCGGGGCCCCGAGCGCCGACACCCCGTCCGGCTCCTCCGACGCCGCGCAGGGCGACAGCGGCAAGGAGCAGGACCCCGGCCAGGGCGAGGACAAGGACAAGGACAAGGGCCAGGACGACGGCGCGGCCGGTGAGCAGGGCGAGGACGGGAAGAAGGACGGCAAGGCCGACGACGCCGTGCCCGCCGGCTACCACACGGTGACCAACAAGCAGTTCCACTTCTCCATCGCCATGCCCAAGGACTTCCGCTTCGACACCACCTCCGGCCAGGGCGCCGGTGCGATCTACAACGAGGACGGCGGCTTCCCCCGCCTCCAGGTCGACTACACCTCCTCGCCCGGCAACGACGCCGCCGCCTCCTGGAACTCCGCCCGGGGCGGAGTCGCCGCCACCAGCACGAACTACCACCACCTGGGCATCAAGAAGGTCGAGTACAACGGCTACCCGACCGTCGCCGACTGGCAGTTCGAGCGTACGCAGCAGGGACAGCGGGTACGCGTGCTCAACCGGGGCTTCAAGGCGGACGGCGACCACGGCTACGCGATCATGATCAGCTGCAAGGCCGACGCGTGGGACGGCAAGGAGTGCCGGGCGCTGCGGAAGGCGGCGTTCGACTCGTTCAAGCCGGTCGACTGA